One genomic region from Streptomyces venezuelae encodes:
- a CDS encoding PP2C family protein-serine/threonine phosphatase encodes MPPSHLFADRPAQPPEPGAVDALISQTRRLRGEVDAVRRDAVANDDDPQQRWQRALCDLAVHQLDDLGAHLGQLRVGVPEGVAPGTEATADSEAEVEPVLDLASEPDPGTAYGEAAPARTGSLLSRVGSAEWNLLTDEVSWSEELFQIFGRPTESGPMSLDELPSMVFAEDQPVLQGLVTDCLIDGKPIDGEFRIVRTDGRVRTVHMTGEPVLDSDGCTASMWAVLRDVSELRRSQRAVRESRDSLERSRQIERAERRVAVELQEAVLPPWRGSLRFAHDGPAPLDVAAHYLPAASTGLIGGDWYDALALPGGDALLTVGDLTGHGVAATSSMAMLLGALRGMAVAGIRPGDLMGHLNQLLETSVQPALGSAMCCRYDPVAQTLTWAQAGHPAPLLFRDGTGHALRRPEGVLLGATAGGRYGETETRLLPGDLLVLHTDGLTRGSGAQDDTGTRRLLALGPRLTEARDAQECVRAVVEEFGEEPREDDACVMVVQVGR; translated from the coding sequence ATGCCGCCGTCCCATCTGTTCGCGGACCGTCCCGCCCAGCCGCCGGAGCCGGGCGCGGTGGACGCGCTGATCTCGCAGACCCGCCGCCTGCGCGGCGAGGTGGACGCCGTCCGCCGGGACGCCGTGGCGAACGACGACGACCCCCAGCAGCGCTGGCAGCGCGCCCTGTGCGACCTCGCCGTGCACCAACTCGACGATCTGGGAGCCCACTTGGGGCAGCTCCGGGTCGGCGTGCCGGAGGGGGTCGCACCCGGGACCGAGGCCACGGCAGACTCCGAGGCCGAGGTCGAACCCGTCCTCGACCTCGCCTCGGAGCCCGACCCCGGCACGGCCTACGGCGAGGCCGCCCCGGCCCGCACCGGCTCGCTGCTCTCCCGCGTCGGCAGCGCCGAGTGGAACCTCCTCACGGACGAGGTCAGTTGGTCGGAGGAGCTCTTCCAGATCTTCGGCCGTCCCACCGAGAGCGGCCCGATGTCGCTGGACGAGCTGCCCTCCATGGTCTTCGCCGAGGACCAGCCCGTGCTCCAGGGCCTGGTGACCGACTGCCTCATCGACGGGAAGCCGATCGACGGCGAGTTCCGGATCGTCCGGACGGACGGCCGCGTGCGGACCGTCCACATGACGGGTGAGCCCGTCCTCGACTCCGACGGTTGCACCGCTTCCATGTGGGCCGTTCTACGAGACGTCAGCGAGCTGCGCCGCAGCCAGCGGGCGGTCCGCGAGAGCCGGGACAGCCTGGAGCGCAGCCGCCAGATCGAGCGCGCCGAACGACGCGTCGCCGTCGAACTCCAGGAAGCGGTGCTCCCGCCGTGGCGCGGCTCGCTCCGCTTCGCCCACGACGGCCCCGCCCCGCTCGACGTCGCGGCCCACTACCTGCCGGCCGCCAGCACCGGCCTCATCGGCGGCGACTGGTACGACGCGCTGGCCCTGCCCGGCGGGGACGCGCTGCTCACCGTCGGCGACCTGACGGGCCACGGGGTCGCCGCGACCTCCTCCATGGCCATGCTCCTCGGCGCGCTGCGCGGCATGGCCGTGGCCGGAATTCGCCCCGGGGACCTGATGGGGCACCTCAACCAGCTCCTGGAGACCTCCGTGCAGCCCGCGCTCGGGAGCGCGATGTGCTGCCGCTACGACCCGGTCGCCCAGACCCTGACCTGGGCACAGGCCGGCCACCCCGCCCCGCTGCTCTTCCGCGACGGGACGGGGCACGCCCTCCGGCGGCCCGAGGGTGTCCTGCTCGGGGCCACGGCCGGCGGCAGGTACGGCGAGACCGAGACCCGGTTGCTCCCCGGCGACCTGCTCGTGCTGCACACCGACGGACTGACCCGTGGCAGCGGCGCGCAGGACGACACGGGCACGCGTCGGCTGCTCGCCCTCGGCCCCCGGCTCACCGAGGCACGGGACGCGCAGGAGTGCGTGCGCGCGGTCGTCGAGGAGTTCGGTGAGGAGCCGCGCGAGGACGACGCATGCGTGATGGTGGTCCAGGTCGGACGCTGA
- a CDS encoding aminoglycoside phosphotransferase family protein has protein sequence MYTASSSVSAPPRPQHRVVPAGAGPYLAPAPQAVRPRRWTGGTGTQPVSGRLDLSGPQGAQLKMAIASVHRICPEFNPVQVLRRSGRSVLIVGTTGRTTAVAKCLLDHSPAWVERFQHEIASYRSFVRHRPPVRAPRLIAADPENCTLVIERMPGRAAALSRHPVEAPPRADVRAVLGAVARLNSWRPPAGTFDAPLDYGTRIARYHELGLFTDRDRDDLQKLLHGLAHAGGRQGMGQFCHGDALLSNVLLSPAGPVLVDWEHAGWYLPGYDLATLWAVLGDAPLARRQISQLAQQAGPASRDAFLVNLMIVLTREIRTYETAVQRTIKEAPPAGTVPVPSGALSAGEEQRLLLRRLHDDCAMARRAVRAAVGTR, from the coding sequence ATGTACACAGCATCGTCCTCCGTGTCCGCCCCGCCCCGGCCGCAGCACCGCGTCGTCCCGGCCGGTGCCGGGCCGTACCTCGCCCCCGCGCCCCAGGCCGTACGGCCCCGGCGCTGGACGGGCGGCACCGGCACCCAGCCGGTGAGCGGGAGACTCGACCTGTCCGGCCCCCAGGGGGCGCAGCTGAAGATGGCGATCGCCTCGGTCCACCGCATCTGCCCGGAGTTCAACCCGGTCCAGGTGCTGAGGCGCAGCGGCCGCTCCGTCCTGATCGTCGGGACGACCGGGCGGACCACCGCAGTCGCGAAGTGTTTACTGGACCACTCCCCCGCGTGGGTCGAGCGGTTCCAGCACGAGATAGCTTCCTACCGCTCCTTCGTCCGGCACCGTCCGCCGGTGCGGGCGCCCCGGCTGATCGCCGCGGACCCGGAGAACTGCACGCTGGTGATCGAGCGGATGCCCGGACGGGCGGCGGCGCTCTCGCGCCACCCCGTCGAGGCCCCGCCGCGGGCCGACGTCCGGGCGGTGCTCGGCGCGGTGGCCCGGCTCAACTCCTGGCGCCCGCCGGCGGGTACCTTCGACGCGCCGCTGGACTACGGGACGCGGATCGCGCGCTACCACGAGCTCGGTCTCTTCACCGACCGGGACCGGGACGACCTGCAGAAGCTGCTGCACGGCCTGGCGCACGCGGGCGGGCGGCAGGGCATGGGGCAGTTCTGTCACGGTGACGCCCTGCTCTCCAACGTCCTGCTCTCCCCCGCCGGTCCCGTCCTCGTCGACTGGGAGCACGCCGGGTGGTACCTGCCCGGCTACGACCTGGCGACCCTGTGGGCGGTGCTCGGTGACGCACCGCTGGCCCGGCGCCAGATCAGTCAGCTCGCCCAGCAGGCGGGCCCGGCCTCCCGGGACGCCTTCCTGGTGAACCTGATGATCGTGCTGACGCGGGAGATCCGTACGTACGAGACGGCGGTGCAGCGCACCATCAAGGAGGCGCCCCCGGCCGGTACCGTCCCGGTGCCCTCCGGTGCGCTCTCCGCCGGCGAGGAACAGCGGCTGCTCCTGAGGCGGCTGCACGACGACTGCGCCATGGCACGGCGGGCCGTGCGCGCGGCGGTCGGAACGCGCTGA
- a CDS encoding N-acetylmuramoyl-L-alanine amidase — MPRVAGAVASAALLLPLLSAAPSAVADVPEAGTLQGQFARAAARHGVPESVLLAVSYLQSRWDTHGGAPSVTGGYGPMHLTDAVTALAGSVTPHHSDGEEDARGDSSRPVRSTAGTPAPAAGPAPEALPGRLRTLERASALSGIPAGELRDSTAANIEGGAALLAAAQRESGLPASADPAEWYGAVARYSGADDWATAATYANDVFDVIRTGETRTTDSGQRVTLTAAPTVAPATEQVGALGLRRPAAGPVECPRSVACEWIPAPYEEFGEGDYGNHDKADRPSSQSVDYIVIHDTEATWDVTLKLVQDPTYVSWQYSLRSSDGHIAQHLPLKDVGWHAGNWFVNAKSVGLEHEGFLTSPDSWYTEAMYRTSARLVRYLAQRYDIPLDRQHILGHDTVPGTVTSTIRGMHTDPGPYWDWAHYFELLGRPITPSAGPHAGVVTIRPDYSAHRPVYTGCVKAGEVCAPHGSGAVRLHTAPSADAPLVKDIGLRPGGQDSTTGVNDTGARASTGQSFAVAERRGEWTAIWYLGQKAWFHNPRKEPAAVNARGLVLTPREGLAEVPVYGRAYPEASAYPAGVPVQAVSPLPYKLLAGQRYVVGDRTPGEYYFAPVFDSSGHTVVRGQEEYYEIQFGHRVAFVKASDVRVSQG; from the coding sequence ATGCCGAGGGTGGCCGGCGCGGTCGCGTCCGCCGCCCTGCTGCTGCCGCTGCTGTCCGCGGCTCCGTCCGCCGTCGCCGACGTGCCCGAGGCGGGCACGCTCCAAGGACAGTTCGCGCGGGCGGCCGCACGCCACGGCGTGCCCGAGAGCGTCCTGCTCGCGGTGTCGTACCTCCAGTCGCGCTGGGACACCCACGGCGGTGCGCCGAGCGTGACCGGCGGCTACGGGCCGATGCACCTGACGGACGCGGTGACGGCGCTCGCCGGGTCCGTCACCCCGCATCATTCCGACGGCGAGGAGGACGCGCGCGGCGACTCCTCGCGCCCGGTCCGTTCGACGGCCGGCACCCCCGCCCCCGCGGCCGGGCCCGCGCCCGAGGCGCTGCCGGGCCGGCTGCGGACCCTGGAGCGGGCGTCCGCGCTCTCCGGGATCCCGGCCGGGGAACTGCGGGACTCCACCGCCGCGAACATCGAGGGCGGGGCGGCGCTGCTCGCGGCGGCGCAGCGCGAGTCCGGGCTGCCGGCGAGCGCCGATCCCGCCGAGTGGTACGGGGCGGTGGCGCGCTACTCGGGTGCCGACGACTGGGCGACGGCCGCGACGTACGCGAACGACGTGTTCGACGTGATCAGGACCGGCGAGACCCGCACGACGGACAGCGGCCAGCGGGTGACGCTCACGGCCGCCCCGACGGTGGCGCCCGCCACGGAGCAGGTCGGCGCGCTCGGGCTGCGCCGGCCCGCCGCCGGTCCGGTGGAGTGCCCGCGCTCGGTGGCGTGCGAGTGGATCCCCGCGCCGTACGAGGAGTTCGGCGAGGGCGACTACGGCAACCACGACAAGGCGGACCGGCCCTCGTCCCAGTCGGTCGACTACATCGTCATCCATGACACCGAGGCGACCTGGGACGTCACCCTGAAGCTCGTGCAGGACCCGACGTACGTGTCGTGGCAGTACTCGCTGCGCTCCTCGGACGGGCACATCGCGCAGCACCTGCCGCTCAAGGACGTCGGCTGGCACGCGGGCAACTGGTTCGTGAACGCCAAGTCGGTGGGTCTGGAGCACGAGGGTTTCCTCACCTCGCCGGACTCCTGGTACACGGAGGCGATGTACCGGACGTCGGCGCGGCTCGTGCGGTACCTCGCGCAGCGGTACGACATCCCGCTGGACCGGCAGCACATCCTCGGGCACGACACCGTGCCGGGGACGGTGACCTCGACGATCCGGGGCATGCACACGGACCCGGGCCCGTACTGGGACTGGGCGCACTACTTCGAGCTGCTGGGCCGGCCGATCACGCCGAGCGCCGGTCCGCATGCCGGAGTGGTGACGATCCGGCCCGACTACAGCGCTCACCGGCCGGTCTACACGGGCTGCGTGAAGGCGGGCGAGGTGTGTGCGCCGCACGGGAGCGGGGCGGTGCGCCTGCACACCGCGCCGAGCGCCGACGCGCCCCTGGTGAAGGACATCGGGCTGCGGCCGGGCGGGCAGGACTCGACGACCGGGGTCAACGACACCGGGGCGCGTGCCTCGACGGGGCAGAGCTTCGCGGTGGCGGAGCGCCGGGGCGAGTGGACGGCGATCTGGTACCTCGGGCAGAAGGCGTGGTTCCACAACCCGCGGAAGGAGCCGGCGGCGGTGAATGCGCGCGGGCTCGTCCTCACTCCCCGGGAGGGGCTCGCGGAGGTGCCGGTCTACGGGCGGGCGTATCCGGAGGCCTCGGCGTACCCGGCGGGGGTTCCGGTGCAGGCGGTGTCCCCGCTCCCGTACAAGCTGCTCGCGGGTCAGCGGTACGTGGTGGGTGACCGCACGCCGGGCGAGTACTACTTCGCGCCGGTGTTCGACAGCAGCGGGCATACGGTCGTCCGGGGGCAGGAGGAGTACTACGAGATCCAGTTCGGCCATCGGGTGGCCTTTGTGAAGGCCTCTGACGTGCGGGTTTCCCAGGGCTGA
- a CDS encoding ATP-binding protein, with the protein MLAYAAPAGLGKTTLLAEIRRLAGARGCTVLSARGGDQEQRVAFHVARQLLQPQLAHASDTELRERLGSWYDIVGPALGLRATAAGSPPDPQGLRDGLDWVLTHLAVRRAPLVVVLDDAHWADPESLGWLAAFAPRAEELPMLLVVAYRPDELPDEGAEFTGHRSGQRPLGLDPLTTDAIAALVRDRVGAHADDAFCRECWTVTSGNPFEAVELAAKVRDRGLEPTAGGAHELRDLAAALKGSGLVTRLERLGPATVRLAWACAVLGTEISPQLAGAVAGLGDEAVADCAGRLREARVLAEADGPDEPLQFVHPLIATTVYRSIPAATRVALHGQAAWCVVDAGLGSTAAARHLLETHPEGDSWAVGHLRAAARENLRAGAPDAARRFLARALREPPTADDRAAVLFELGCSSLLTEPATTVNHLRAALEEPIADPALRHGIVYRLSQVLAHSDRLVEASELLGREARQTTDARSRLRMQAEKFMWDAFRADEPESPARSRRLAALADRLTGRDLTERYVIGLRGWDATLRAEPSAVAVGHAERALEGGLSWADESRGFEVPVLTALTFLYADRPGRAEELFAAGTAEFERQGWRGAHLSFAYTLLGYIRYRRGRLVEAEDFVRAGLRLAERVGPRTPAQWYAVGVTIEVLLARGRVEEADRIAREHDFGEPFPAAVTFPDSQTVHAELLLARGRTDEAAAELAAVGRRLDPRGMRNPAWCPWQLHLAAAEAVTTPGRARRTAQEAVARARQYGAPSAIGSALRVLAEVSAPAERVKILEESVDWLDQSPAAYELARSLVALGTALRRTERAGEAAEHLYRGLEAAQDCGADGLVDEARTELAAAGLRPRPLHPAGTDTLTARERQAAELTVRDRDVALHLGVDAAAVSRLLSAVYRKLGTDRTGLGQALRNTARPGGQP; encoded by the coding sequence ATCCTCGCCTACGCCGCCCCCGCCGGGCTCGGCAAGACCACCCTCCTCGCCGAGATCCGGCGCCTCGCCGGCGCCCGCGGCTGCACCGTGCTCTCCGCCCGGGGCGGCGACCAGGAACAGCGGGTCGCCTTCCACGTCGCCCGGCAGCTCCTCCAGCCCCAACTGGCCCACGCCTCCGACACCGAGCTCCGCGAGCGGCTCGGATCCTGGTACGACATCGTCGGCCCCGCCCTCGGGCTGCGCGCCACCGCCGCGGGGTCCCCGCCCGACCCGCAGGGCCTGCGCGACGGACTCGACTGGGTCCTCACCCACCTCGCCGTCCGGCGCGCCCCCCTCGTCGTCGTCCTCGACGACGCCCACTGGGCCGACCCGGAGTCCCTCGGCTGGCTCGCCGCCTTCGCCCCGCGCGCCGAAGAGCTGCCCATGCTCCTCGTCGTCGCCTACCGGCCCGACGAACTCCCCGACGAGGGAGCCGAGTTCACCGGACACCGCTCCGGGCAGCGGCCCCTCGGCCTTGACCCGCTCACCACCGACGCCATCGCCGCGCTGGTCCGCGACCGGGTCGGCGCCCACGCCGACGACGCCTTCTGTCGCGAGTGCTGGACCGTCACCTCCGGCAACCCCTTCGAAGCCGTCGAGCTGGCCGCCAAGGTCCGCGACCGGGGCCTCGAACCCACCGCGGGCGGCGCCCACGAACTCCGCGACCTCGCCGCCGCCCTCAAGGGCAGCGGCCTCGTCACCCGCCTCGAACGCCTCGGCCCCGCCACCGTGCGCCTCGCCTGGGCCTGCGCCGTCCTCGGCACCGAGATCTCCCCGCAGCTCGCCGGAGCCGTCGCCGGACTCGGCGACGAGGCCGTCGCCGACTGCGCCGGGCGCCTGCGCGAGGCCCGGGTCCTCGCCGAGGCCGACGGCCCCGACGAGCCCCTCCAGTTCGTCCACCCCCTCATCGCCACCACCGTCTACCGCTCCATCCCCGCCGCCACCCGCGTCGCCCTCCACGGCCAGGCCGCCTGGTGCGTCGTCGACGCCGGCCTCGGCTCCACCGCCGCCGCCCGGCACCTCCTGGAGACCCACCCCGAGGGCGACTCCTGGGCCGTCGGCCACCTGCGCGCCGCCGCCCGCGAGAACCTCCGCGCCGGCGCCCCCGACGCGGCCCGCCGCTTCCTCGCCCGCGCCCTGCGCGAGCCCCCCACCGCCGACGACCGGGCCGCGGTCCTCTTCGAGCTCGGCTGCTCCTCCCTGCTCACCGAACCCGCCACCACCGTCAACCACCTGCGCGCCGCCCTGGAGGAGCCGATCGCCGACCCGGCCCTGCGCCACGGCATCGTGTACCGCCTCTCCCAGGTCCTCGCCCACAGCGACCGCCTCGTCGAGGCCTCCGAGCTCCTCGGCCGCGAGGCCCGGCAGACCACCGACGCACGCAGCCGCCTCCGCATGCAGGCCGAGAAGTTCATGTGGGACGCCTTCCGGGCCGACGAACCCGAGTCGCCCGCCCGCTCCCGCCGCCTCGCCGCCCTCGCCGACCGGCTCACCGGCCGCGACCTGACCGAGCGGTACGTCATCGGCCTGCGCGGCTGGGACGCCACCCTGCGCGCCGAACCCTCCGCCGTCGCCGTGGGGCACGCCGAGCGCGCCCTCGAAGGCGGCCTCAGCTGGGCCGACGAGAGCCGCGGCTTCGAGGTCCCGGTCCTGACGGCCCTCACCTTCCTGTACGCCGACCGCCCCGGCCGCGCCGAGGAGCTGTTCGCCGCAGGCACCGCCGAGTTCGAGCGCCAGGGCTGGCGCGGGGCCCACCTCTCCTTCGCGTACACACTGCTCGGCTACATCCGCTACCGCCGCGGCCGCCTCGTCGAGGCCGAGGACTTCGTCCGTGCCGGACTGCGCCTCGCGGAGCGCGTCGGACCGCGCACCCCCGCCCAGTGGTACGCGGTCGGCGTCACCATCGAGGTCCTGCTGGCCCGCGGCCGGGTCGAGGAGGCCGACCGCATCGCCCGCGAGCACGACTTCGGCGAGCCCTTCCCGGCCGCCGTCACCTTCCCCGACTCCCAGACCGTCCACGCCGAGCTGCTGCTGGCCAGGGGCCGCACCGACGAGGCCGCCGCCGAGCTGGCCGCCGTCGGCCGCCGCCTCGACCCGCGCGGTATGCGCAACCCCGCCTGGTGCCCCTGGCAGCTCCACCTCGCCGCCGCCGAGGCCGTCACGACCCCCGGCAGGGCCCGGCGGACCGCCCAGGAGGCCGTCGCCCGCGCCCGGCAGTACGGGGCACCCTCCGCGATCGGCTCGGCGCTCCGGGTGCTCGCCGAGGTCTCCGCGCCCGCCGAGCGCGTGAAGATCCTGGAGGAGTCCGTCGACTGGCTCGACCAGTCACCCGCCGCCTACGAGCTCGCCCGCTCCCTCGTCGCCCTCGGCACCGCCCTGCGCCGCACGGAACGGGCCGGGGAGGCCGCCGAGCACCTCTACCGGGGCCTGGAGGCCGCCCAGGACTGCGGCGCCGACGGCCTGGTCGACGAGGCACGGACCGAGCTGGCGGCGGCCGGACTGCGCCCCCGGCCCCTCCACCCGGCCGGCACGGACACGCTCACCGCCCGTGAGCGCCAGGCCGCCGAGCTCACCGTCCGCGACCGGGACGTGGCCCTCCACCTCGGCGTCGACGCCGCCGCCGTGAGCCGGCTCCTCTCGGCCGTCTACCGGAAGCTGGGCACCGACCGCACCGGCCTCGGCCAGGCCCTGCGGAACACGGCCCGCCCCGGCGGGCAGCCCTGA
- a CDS encoding terpene synthase family protein: MPQPFVMPDFYVPYPARLNPHVETARTHTRDWAREMGMLEGSGVWEEHDLQSHDYALLCSYTHPDCDAEALDLVTDWYTWVFFFDDHFLEVFKRTLDRAGGKAYLDRLPLFMPADPAAGMPEPTNPVEAGLADLWRRTVPSMSEGWRVRFAEATEHLLYESLWELDNIDDGRIANPVEYIEMRRKVGGAPWSAGLVEYAAGAEVPAQVAYSRPLRVLRDSFSDAVHLRNDLFSYQREVEDEGENSNGVLVLEKFLGCTTQEAAEAVNDLLTSRVQQFENTALTEVPLLAAEKGMSAAECAAVAAYAKGLQDWQSGGHEWHMRSSRYMNEGMVAGPSRLDGVLGTSALDIRTLFGRPAAARNRAFTHTPHEHVGPSLVPEFDLPYPLTLSPHHEEAGRHSVDWAERMGLLDDLWDRPLAEGFDFALCSAGLDPDASLEELCLSSDWLTWGTYADDYYPSVFGRAGSLAGAKEQTDRLKACMPLDEPATGAAVALNPLERSLADIWERTAAPMAAGARAQLRASIDAMLDSWMWEMHNVVQHRVPDPVDYIEMRRSTFGSELTTLLARLRRDGTLPPEIFRSGTVRSLENAVMDYGALVNDLFSYQKEIEVEGEVHNGVLVLQKFFDCDYPTAVAMVDDLMRGRLRQYEHLKHREVPLLHEDFGLDAAGRAAFDAYLRELEDWLAGVLNWHRKVRRYGPEDVRAGSGGALLRRGPAGLGTSAARISELLGAGPR, from the coding sequence ATGCCTCAGCCCTTCGTTATGCCGGACTTCTATGTTCCGTATCCGGCGCGGCTCAATCCCCATGTGGAGACCGCCCGCACGCACACGCGTGACTGGGCGAGGGAGATGGGGATGCTGGAGGGCTCGGGCGTCTGGGAGGAGCACGACCTCCAGTCCCACGACTACGCGCTGCTCTGCTCGTACACCCACCCCGACTGCGACGCGGAGGCCCTGGACCTCGTCACGGACTGGTACACGTGGGTCTTCTTCTTCGACGACCACTTCCTGGAGGTCTTCAAGCGCACCCTGGACCGGGCGGGCGGCAAGGCCTATCTGGACCGGCTGCCGCTCTTCATGCCGGCGGACCCGGCGGCGGGCATGCCCGAGCCGACCAACCCCGTGGAGGCCGGCCTCGCCGACCTCTGGCGGCGGACGGTCCCCTCGATGTCCGAGGGCTGGCGGGTGCGGTTCGCGGAGGCGACGGAGCACCTCCTCTACGAGTCGCTCTGGGAGCTCGACAACATCGACGACGGCCGGATCGCCAACCCCGTCGAGTACATCGAGATGCGCCGCAAGGTGGGCGGCGCGCCCTGGTCGGCCGGTCTCGTCGAGTACGCGGCGGGAGCCGAGGTCCCCGCCCAGGTGGCGTACTCCCGGCCGCTGCGCGTGCTCAGGGACTCCTTCTCGGACGCCGTGCACCTGCGCAACGACCTCTTCTCCTACCAGCGCGAGGTGGAGGACGAGGGCGAGAACAGCAACGGCGTCCTGGTCCTGGAGAAGTTCCTCGGCTGTACGACCCAGGAGGCGGCGGAGGCCGTCAACGACCTCCTGACCTCGCGGGTCCAGCAGTTCGAGAACACGGCCCTGACCGAAGTACCGCTGCTCGCCGCCGAGAAGGGGATGAGCGCCGCCGAGTGCGCGGCCGTGGCGGCGTACGCGAAGGGGCTCCAGGACTGGCAGTCCGGCGGTCACGAGTGGCACATGCGCTCCAGTCGGTACATGAACGAGGGCATGGTCGCGGGGCCTTCGCGGCTCGACGGGGTTCTCGGCACCTCCGCGCTCGACATCCGGACCCTGTTCGGGCGCCCGGCCGCCGCCCGGAACCGGGCGTTCACCCACACGCCGCACGAGCACGTGGGGCCGTCGCTGGTGCCGGAGTTCGACCTGCCGTACCCGCTGACCCTCAGTCCCCACCACGAGGAGGCAGGGCGGCACAGCGTCGACTGGGCGGAGCGGATGGGTCTCCTCGACGACCTCTGGGACCGGCCGCTGGCGGAGGGCTTCGACTTCGCGCTGTGCTCGGCGGGGCTCGATCCGGACGCGTCCCTGGAGGAGCTGTGCCTCAGCTCCGACTGGCTGACCTGGGGCACGTACGCGGACGACTACTACCCGTCCGTCTTCGGGCGGGCGGGCTCCCTCGCGGGCGCGAAGGAGCAGACCGACCGGCTCAAGGCGTGCATGCCGCTCGACGAGCCCGCGACAGGTGCCGCGGTCGCGCTGAATCCTTTGGAGCGCTCGCTCGCGGACATCTGGGAGCGGACCGCCGCTCCGATGGCCGCCGGGGCGCGGGCGCAGTTGCGGGCGTCGATCGACGCGATGCTCGACAGCTGGATGTGGGAGATGCACAACGTGGTGCAGCACCGGGTGCCCGACCCGGTCGACTACATCGAGATGCGGCGCAGCACCTTCGGGTCCGAGCTCACCACGCTGCTGGCCAGGCTTCGGCGGGACGGGACGCTGCCCCCGGAGATCTTCCGGTCGGGCACCGTGCGCAGCCTGGAGAACGCGGTGATGGACTACGGCGCGCTCGTGAACGACCTCTTCTCGTACCAGAAGGAGATCGAGGTCGAGGGCGAGGTGCACAACGGCGTTCTGGTGCTCCAGAAGTTCTTCGACTGCGACTACCCGACGGCGGTGGCGATGGTCGACGATCTGATGCGGGGCCGGCTGCGCCAGTACGAGCACCTGAAGCATCGTGAAGTCCCCCTGCTCCACGAGGACTTCGGTCTCGACGCGGCCGGGCGGGCGGCGTTCGACGCGTATCTGCGGGAGTTGGAGGACTGGCTCGCGGGCGTCCTCAACTGGCACCGGAAGGTGCGGCGTTACGGCCCCGAGGACGTCCGCGCGGGCAGTGGCGGCGCGCTGCTGCGGCGCGGACCCGCGGGTCTCGGCACCTCGGCCGCGCGGATCTCCGAGCTCCTCGGAGCCGGACCCCGCTGA
- a CDS encoding RNA-binding S4 domain-containing protein — protein MSARVDAWIWAVRLTKTRSQSAAACRAGHVKVNGERAKPAQPVKPGDEVRIFHGGRERIVEIKELHTKRVGPPVAVEAYVDNSPPPPPREHVAVAAVRDRGAGRPTKRERREIDDLRGRRT, from the coding sequence ATGAGCGCGCGCGTCGACGCCTGGATCTGGGCGGTCCGTCTCACGAAGACCCGCTCGCAGTCCGCCGCGGCCTGCAGGGCCGGGCATGTGAAGGTCAACGGCGAACGGGCCAAGCCCGCCCAGCCGGTGAAGCCCGGCGACGAGGTCAGGATCTTCCACGGCGGCCGTGAGCGGATCGTCGAGATCAAGGAACTCCACACCAAGCGGGTCGGCCCGCCCGTCGCCGTCGAGGCGTACGTGGACAACAGCCCGCCCCCGCCGCCCCGCGAGCACGTCGCCGTCGCGGCCGTACGCGACCGGGGCGCGGGCCGCCCCACCAAGCGCGAGCGCCGCGAGATCGACGACCTGCGCGGCCGCCGCACCTGA